The proteins below are encoded in one region of Telopea speciosissima isolate NSW1024214 ecotype Mountain lineage chromosome 10, Tspe_v1, whole genome shotgun sequence:
- the LOC122642830 gene encoding 39S ribosomal protein L22, mitochondrial-like, producing the protein MMGWQRHLQSLLCHIGRREAQIESASLNLSSARKISSYLLGEFPYQPRKLPYTNIPRPLHQYLQQLGISSSRKLLADSSSDITPISSPLIPISAPNSEKTETQAVVSKPSKVQAVLKGIKQSPKKVNLVAALVRGMRVEDALLQLQVTVKRAVKTVYQVIHSARANATHNHGLDPDRLLVAEAFVGKGFFKKRVSYHSKGRSGIKVRPECRLTVVVREMTPEEEAEIARLRVSNFRKLSKRESRLVPHKLIETTPIWNRKSKAGKPSVMA; encoded by the exons ATGATGGGGTGGCAGAGGCATTTACAGTCCTTACTTTGTCACATTGGCAGAAGAGAGGCCCAAATTGAGAGTGCATCCTTAAATTTATCTAGTGCCCGTAAAATTTCCTCTTATTTACTAG GTGAATTTCCATATCAACCGAGAAAGTTACCATACACAAATATTCCAAGACCTCTTCATCAATATTTACAACAGTTG GGCATCTCAAGTTCGAGGAAATTACTTGCAGATTCATCATCTGATATAACACccatttcttctccattgataCCCATTTCAGCACCAAACAGTGAAAAAACTGAAACCCAGGCTGTTGTGTCCAAACCTTCAAAAGTTCAAGCAGTTTTAAAGGGCATTAAACAG AGTCCCAAGAAAGTCAATTTGGTGGCTGCATTGGTTCGTGGCATGCGTGTTGAGGATGCATTGTTGCAGTTGCAAGTAACAGTAAAACGTGCTGTGAAGACTGTCTATCAG GTTATTCACTCAGCCCGTGCAAATGCAACCCATAATCATGGGCTGGATCCAGATCGTCTTCTCGTTG CGGAGGCATTTGTTGGGaagggattctttaaaaagagaGTGTCATACCATTCAAAAGGGAGATCTGGAATTAAAGTCAGACCAGAATGCAGGTTGACAGTGGTAGTGAGGGAGATGACCCCTGAAGAGGAGGCTGAGATAGCCAGACTGAGAGTCAGCAATTTCCGCAAACTCTCGAAGAGGGAAAGTCGGCTTGTACCACATAAACTTATTGAGACCACTCCAATATGGAACCGCAAAAGCAAAGCTGGTAAACCAAGTGTTATGGCTTga